From one Triticum urartu cultivar G1812 chromosome 3, Tu2.1, whole genome shotgun sequence genomic stretch:
- the LOC125548965 gene encoding cysteine proteinase EP-B 2-like — protein sequence MGQLSKKLLVASMVAAVLAVAAVELCGAIPMEDKDLESEEALWDLYERWQTAHRVPRHHAEKHRRFGTFKSNAHFVHSHNKRGDRPYRLRLNRFGDMSQAEFRATFVGDFRRDTPATPPSVPGFMYAAVNVSDLPPSVDWRQKGAVTGVKDQGKCGSCWAFSTVVSVEGINAIRTGSLVSLSEQELIDCDTADNEGCQGGLMDNAFEYIKSNGGLITEAAYPYRAAQGTCNVARVAQNSPVVVHIDGHQDVPANSEEALAQAVANQPVSVAVEASGKAFMFYSEGVFTGSCGTELDHGVAVVGYGVAEDGKAYWTVKNSWGPSWGEQGYIRVEKDSGAAGGLCGIAMEASYPVKTDSKPKPTPTPRRALGARESQ from the coding sequence ATGGGGCAGCTTAGCAAGAAGCTTCTGGTGGCGTCCATGGTGGCGGCAGTGCTGGccgtggcggcggtggagctgtgcGGCGCCATCCCGATGGAGGACAAGGACCTGGAGTCGGAGGAGGCGCTGTGGGACCTGTACGAGCGGTGGCAGACCGCGCACCGCGTGCCCCGCCACCACGCCGAGAAGCACCGCCGCTTCGGCACCTTCAAGTCCAACGCCCACTTCGTCCACTCCCACAACAAGCGCGGCGACCGCCCCTACCGCCTCCGCCTCAACCGCTTCGGCGACATGAGCCAGGCCGAGTTCCGCGCCACCTTCGTCGGCGACTTCCGCCGCGACACCCCGGCCACGCCGCCGTCCGTCCCCGGATTCATGTACGCCGCCGTGAACGTGTCCGACCTGCCGCCGTCCGTGGACTGGCGGCAGAAGGGCGCCGTGACGGGCGTCAAGGACCAGGGCAAGTGCGGTAGCTGCTGGGCCTTCTCCACGGTGGTGTCCGTGGAAGGCATCAACGCCATCCGCACGGGCAGCCTCGTGTCCCTCTCGGAGCAGGAGCTCATCGACTGCGACACGGCGGACAACGAAGGGTGCCAGGGCGGGCTCATGGACAACGCCTTCGAGTACATCAAGAGCAACGGCGGGCTCATCACCGAGGCTGCCTACCCGTACCGCGCCGCCCAAGGCACCTGCAACGTCGCGAGAGTGGCCCAGAACTCCCCCGTGGTGGTGCACATCGACGGGCACCAGGACGTGCCGGCCAACAGCGAGGAGGCGCTGGCCCAGGCGGTGGCGAACCAGCCCGTGTCCGTGGCCGTCGAGGCCAGCGGGAAGGCGTTCATGTTCTACTCCGAGGGGGTCTTCACCGGCAGCTGCGGCACGGAGCTGGACCACGGCGTCGCGGTGGTCGGGTACGGCGTGGCAGAGGACGGCAAGGCGTACTGGACGGTGAAGAACTCGTGGGGGCCGTCGTGGGGGGAGCAGGGCTACATCAGGGTGGAGAAGGATTCCGGCGCCGCGGGCGGGCTCTGCGGCATCGCCATGGAGGCGTCCTACCCCGTCAAGACCGACAGCAAGCCCAAGCCCACGCCGACGCCCAGGCGCGCCCTCGGAGCCAGGGAGTCACAGTGA
- the LOC125545653 gene encoding TBC1 domain family member 13-like, translating into MASSPQSPQSAELEISRQSRILAALSKKVIDLDELRMLAAQGVPDGAGVRSTVWKLLLGYLPKDRALWEQELAKKRSQYEAFKDEFLPNTVGGSSTTGGSEGHSDGNAEHVEHGFLDRSEIAQDDHPLSLGKTSQWNQFAEHSEMIEQVDRDVKRTHPDIHFFCGDSSFAKSNQDSLRNILIIFAKLNAGIRYVQGMNEILAPLFFVFRNDPDYKNANFAEADSFFCFVELLSGLRDNFCQKLDNSVVGIRGTLSKLSQLLKKYDGELQHHLEITTEVNPQFYAFRWITLLLTQEFNFADIIHIWDTLLSDPDGPQETLLRICCAMLILVRKRLLAGDFSSNLKLLQSYPPTNIGHLLYVANKLQ; encoded by the exons ATGGCGAGCTCGCCGCAATCCCCGCAGTCGGCGGAGCTGGAGATCTCGCGCCAGTCCCGTATCCTCGCGGCG CTGTCGAAGAAGGTGATAGATCTCGATGAGCTGCGGATGCTTGCGGCTCAGGGCGTCCCCGACGGCGCCGGCGTCCGGTCGACTGTGTGGAAG CTGCTACTGGGCTATCTGCCCAAGGATCGTGCACTGTGGGAGCAGGAGTTGGCAAAAAAGAGGTCACAATATGAAGCCTTCAAAGACGAATTCCTTCCCAACACT GTAGGTGGAAGTAGCACGACTGGGGGATCAGAAGGCCACAGTGACGGAAATGCAGAGCATGTTGAGCATGGGTTTCTTGACAGGTCGGAGATAGCCCAAGATGATCATCCTTTGAGCCTTGGGAAGACCAGCCAATGGAATCAGTTCGCTGAG CATTCAGAGATGATCGAGCAGGTTGACCGTGATGTAAAACGCACTCACCCTGACATACATTTCTTCTGTGGAGACTCTTCTTTTGCAAAGTCCAATCAG GATTCTCTGAGAAATATATTAATTATCTTTGCCAAGCTGAATGCTGGGATAAGATATGTGCAAGGAATGAATGAAATTTTAGCGCCGCTCTTCTTTGTATTTCGGAATGATCCAGATTATAAAAATGCT AACTTCGCCGAAGCCGATTCTTTCTTTTGCTTCGTGGAGTTACTTAGTGGGCTTAGAGACAACTTCTGCCAGAAGCTAGACAACAGTGTTGTCGGCATTCGAGGGACGCTCTCCAAATTATCGCAACTTCTAAAGAAGTATGATGGAGAACTTCAGCACCACTTGGAAATAACTACGGAA GTTAATCCCCAATTCTACGCGTTCAGGTGGATAACGCTGCTGTTAACCCAGGAATTTAACTTTGCCGATATTATTCATATATGGGACACTCTGTTAAGTGACCCAGATGGTCCTCAG GAAACCTTGCTGAGAATATGCTGCGCAATGCTGATCCTGGTCCGGAAACGGCTCCTTGCCGGCGATTTCAGCTCCAACCTCAAGCTTCTGCAGAGCTACCCTCCGACGAACATCGGCCACCTCCTCTATGTTGCGAACAAGTTGCAGTGA
- the LOC125548966 gene encoding AP2/ERF and B3 domain-containing protein Os05g0549800-like — MPPRRRGSSGYRGVRERPNGWYSAEIRSGDVRLGLGSFRSAYETARAYDAAAWRLDRPRSQMNFRDVFTREQAQRVAPPPRLITDMDRADHARRCRRLLIAEEDERAMAEWRCRHPEDVADERAYWAERTARRRAERADRCRRKALANAQCDIVEAGGRSIFTLDDERWDDIWLDTSDNTDEDDDDGSDLE, encoded by the coding sequence ATGCCGCCGCGCCGCCGGGGTTCTTCGGGCTACCGCGGCGTCCGCGAGCGCCCCAACGGCTGGTACTCCGCCGAGATCCGGTCCGGCGACGTCCGGCTCGGCCTCGGGTCGTTCCGGAGCGCGTACGAGACGGCCCGCGCGtacgacgcggcggcgtggcgcttGGATAGGCCCCGGTCGCAGATGAACTTCCGGGACGTCTTCACGCGCGAGCAGGCGCAACGCGTCGCCCCTCCGCCACGTCTCATCACTGACATGGACCGTGCCGACCACGCTCGgcgctgccgccgcctcctcatCGCCGAGGAGGACGAGCGAGCCATGGCGGAATGGCGCTGTCGCCACCCGGAGGACGTCGCCGACGAGCGTGCCTACTGGGCGGAGAGGACGGCAAGGCGCCGCGCGGAGCGGGCGGACCGGTGTCGGCGGAAGGCATTGGCGAATGCGCAGTGCGATATCGTTGAAGCAGGTGGGAGGTCGATCTTCACGTTAGACGATGAACGTTGGGACGACATATGGCTCGATACCTCGGACAACACcgacgaggatgatgatgatggtaGCGACTTGGAGTAG